The genomic interval GATCCGGAGCGGACGGTGGCGGGGCTCGACGCGTTCGCCGTACGGCTGGCGGACGCGGCGGCCCGGCGGGTGCCGGTGCTGTTCGGGACGGGGCATCCGCACCGGCTGATCGGTTTCTACGCGGCGCTGGCAGACGCTTTGTCGTCGGCGGGCTGCCCTGTCCTCACCCCGGCGCAGGGGCGATGTATCGACATAACGACTCGGTTTGGCGTACGCACCTACCACCTCGACTACGTACGGGGTGTCGCGCTGGTGCGTGAACCCGGCGCGGGGGCGGCCGGTGGTGGCACCGGCGCACACTCCCATTCGCCGCTGCCCGTGCGGGTCGCGCTGGAGGCCGCGGCGGCCGGGCGGGGGCCCGTTCCGGAGTTGGTCGTCGGGGACCACGGATGGGTCTGCGGGGCAGGTCAGCTGGGCATCGAGGCGATGGGGCTCGCCGATACGGACGATCCCGCGCTGTTCGTCGGGGAGGTCGAGGGGCGGGTGGCGGTGGCCGTTCCGCTGGACGACGCGGTGCGGTCGGCGTACTACCTGCCGCTCACGCGCTATGTACTCAATCGCGCCTGTCTGTCACAGTAGCGGCCGATCGTCTCTCCTCTTCCCCACTCGCACCACCCGCCCCTAATCTGGGGAGTGAGCGCACAACGACGAAGAGTCACCGGAGGGGAAGCCGGTGCGCGTCTCGTGCGGAAGGTACAGGTGAGTCATGGCTGCTGACAGCGAGAGTCCTCTGAGCGAGGTCAAGTTTCTGACCGTGGCGGAAGTCGCCTCGGTCATGAGGGTGTCGAAGATGACCGTGTACCGCCTGGTGCACAGCGGTCATCTGCCGGCGATCCGGGTGGGCAGGTCCTTCCGGGTGCCGGAGCAAGCGGTTCACGAGTATCTGCGCGAGTCCTTCGTGGGGGTGGCATCGGCCTGACATTCCCCTCGGATTACGTCCCTCACGCGGTGGCGGGTAGGCTAGGCCGACGTAGGTCGTGTGGGCCCAGACGCCCCGCACCAGTGAAGAAGAAGTGAGCGAGGGTAGTCGTGGGCTCTGTTATCAAGAAGCGGCGCAAGCGGATGGCGAAGAAGAAGCACCGCAAGCTGCTCAAGCGCACGCGCGTTCAGCGTCGCAACAAGAAGTAAGCGAACGCAGTTCGTGAATCCGCAGCCCTTCCGCCGTTCCGGCGGGAGGGCTGCGGTGCTGTGTGCGGGGGTGTCCACCGGTTACGGTGACGTCCTGACCGACCGAATGCGGGAGACCGACGGAAGGCGCTGATCTTGGGGAAGGTCGTGCTCGTCACGGGAGCGGCCCGGCAGCTGGGCGGCCGTTTCGTCCGGCGCGTCCAGCGTGATCCGGACGTGGAGCGGGTGATCGCCCTCGACGCCGTCGAGCCGGAGCACGAGCTGGGCGACGCCGTCTTCGTACGGGAGGACATCCGCGGGCCCGCCGTCGCCAGAGTGCTCGCCGAGCACGACGTGGACACCGTCGTCCACCTGGACGTCAGCGGGTTCGCGCTCGGGACCCAGGGGCGTACGGCGGTCAAGGAGACCAACGTCATCGGCACCATGCAGCTGCTCGGCGCCTGCCAGAAGGCCCCGGCGGTGCAGCGGCTCGTGGTGAAGTCCAGCACCGGTGTGTACGGCTCGGCGCCGCGCGATCCGGCGGTGTTCCACGAGAACACCCCGCCCAAGTCGCTGCCCGGCGGCGGCTTCGCGAAGGACGCGGCCGAGGTCGAGGGGTACGTACGGGGCTTCGCCCGCCGCCGGCCGGACGTGGCCGTGTGCGTGCTGCGGTTCGCGAACATCCTGGGCCCCGACGCGGATTCGCCGCTTGCCGACTATCTGTCGCTGCCGGTGCTGCCGACCGTCTTCGGGTACGACCCCCGGCTCCAGTTCGTCCACGAGGACGATGTGATGGACGTCCTCTCCATCGCGGCGACCGAGCCCAAGCGCGGGACGCTGAACAGCGGCACGTTCAACATCGCGGGCGACGGGGTGCTGTTGCTCTCCCAGTGCGCGCGGCGGCTGGGGCGGCCGACGGTGCCGATGCTGCTGCCCGCGGTCACCTGGGTCGGGCAGGCGCTGCGGGCGGTCGGCATGACGGACTTCTCGCCGGAGCAGATCCGGCTGCTCACCCATGGCAGGGTGGTCTCCACGGTCCAGATGCGCGAGACGCTGGGCTTCGCGCCCAAGTACACGACGGGGGAGACCTTCGCGGCCTTCGCGCGCAGCCGGGCGCCGGGGCTGCTGCCGCCCCGCGCGGTGGGCAGAGCCGTGGACCGCGTGGCCGCGAGCGTGCCCCGGATCGCGGGTCCCGGCTCCGGCGACGACACCCACCCGACGACCCCGAGCGCCAGGTAGAGGAGCGCAGCGACGATGGCGGATGCCAAGGTCATTCCGTTCGACGACGACCGTTCGCGGTCGGGAGGCGTGCCGCGTGCCGCGCGGCGGAGGTCTCCGGTGCGCGGCACGGGTTCGGTGAGCGCCCTGCCGGGGCCTGCCGGCTCCGCCGGCGCCTCCCGGGCCCGGAGGTGCCGGGCGAGGGCGACGCGTCCGACCGGGACGCCTGGGACCGGCGGATCGCGGGCGGGCTCGCCTTCCTGCGGCGGCGGGTCACCGGTGAGTACGACGTGGACGAGTTCGGCTACGACGAGGAGCTGACCGACCAGGTCCTGATGTCGCTGCTGCGGCCGGTGTACGAGAAGTACTTCCGGGTCGAGGTGAAGGGCGTCGAGAACATCCCGGCCGAGGGCGGGGCGCTCATCGTGTCCAACCACTCCGGGACGCTGCCGCTGGACGGGCTGATGCTCCAGGTCGCGGTGCACGACCACCATCCGGCGGACCGGCATCTGCGGCTGCTCGCGGCGGACCTGGTCTTCATGCTGCCCGTGGTCAACGAGCTGGCCCGGAAGGCCGGGCACACCCTGGCGTGCGCGGAGGACGCGGAGCGGCTGCTGCGCAAGGGCGAGGTCGTCGGGGTGATGCCGGAGGGCTTCAAGGGGATCGGCAAGCCGTTCGGCGAGCGGTACAAGCTCCAGCGCTTCGGGCGGGGCGGCTTCGTGTCGACGGCGCTGCGGGCCGGGGTGCCGATCGTGCCGTGCTCGATCGTGGGCGCGGAGGAGATCTACCCGATGATCGGGAACGCGAAGACGCTGGCGCGGCTGCTCGGTTTCCCGTACTTCCCGATCACGCCGACGTTCCCGTGGCTGGGGCCGCTGGGGGCGGTGCCGCTGCCGACGAAGTGGACGATCCAGTTCGGTGAGCCGATCCCGACGGACGGCTATCCGCTGGAGGCGGCGGAGGATCCGATGCTGATGTTCAACCTGACGGACCAGGTGCGGGAGCAGATCCAGCACACGCTGTACAAGCTGCTGGTGCAGCGGCGGTCGGTCTTCTTCTGACGGCCGCCGCCGCACCGTTCTGTCCGGGCGCCGGGGGTCAGCCCTTCTCGTTCTCCGCGTCGATGCCGAGACCGCCGATCAGGCCGGGGAGCAGCGGCGGGATGGTGATGTCCGGCGACGGCGTCGAACTCGGGGCCTGCTTCGACGGGCTGGTCGCGTCCGGGGACGGCGGGTCGAGGAGGCCGTCCGTACCGCCGCCGATCAGGCCGTCGGCCGGGCTGGAGCCGGCGTCCGAGGGGCGCGGCGAGCTGCTGGAGCCCGTACCGCCGTCCTCGTGGCGGCTGCTGGACGACGACGGCGACGGCGTGCGCGCGTCGGTGGACGGGTCCGCGCTGGTGCCGGTGGATTCGGAGCGGCGGGACTCGGGGCCCTTCTCCGGGGCGCGCGGGAAGAGCGACTGGAGCGGCGCGACCTCTTCGTCTATGGCGTCGAAGACCGAGCTGACCTGGTTGCCCACGTCGGTCAGCTGGACGGGGAGGCGGTCGCGGAGGCTGCTCCAGGTGTCGCGGTGGGAGCGGGAGAAGGAGTCCAGGGTCTGGATCGGACCGAGGGCGCCGTCCCGTTCGTACGCGGCGTGGAGGAGGCGGTGGCCCTCGGTGGCGTCGTGCGACATGCCGTTGAGGGTGCGCCTGATCTCGGCGAGCTGTTCGTGGTCGAGGTGGCCCGTGCGGGCGCGCTCCATGAGGCGGCGGGCCTCGCCGAGGCGCGTGGACGCCTGGTCGAGGTAGATCTCGCCGCGGTCGGTGTCGTCGCGGGTGAGGCCGAGGTGGAGGTCCTCCATGCCGCGCTTCAGGCCGTAGAGCGAGTCACCGGGGAGGGCGTCGGAGCTGGCCGCGGCCACTCCGCCGAAGGCGCCGGCGGCCACCCCGACGGTGAGCCCGCCGGCGGCGAGGCCCTTGGTCCAGCGGGATCTGGGGCGGAGTTTGCGGAGCGGGGAGGCGCGGTGGCTGCCCCTGCTCCGTTGTACGGGCACCGTAGGGTCCGCGGACGCGCCCCCTCGGCGAACATGGCTTCCATGGCGGCGACGAGCTGGGCTCGCTGCACCACTTTGACCTCGGGGTCCAACTCCGGCTTCGGCAGTTCACCGAGGCCGTTCGCCAGGGCCAACAGCGGTCCTTGGTCGGCCTGTTCGGCCGGGTCCTCGGGCTGTACGGCCGCCGCACCGCGGAGCGACTGCTCCTCCAGGGCCTGGGCGAAGGCGTTCGCCCGCCGGTGTGCCGAAACGTTTGCGATCACTGGCGGCACCTCCTCTCGTCATGACGGTCGACTCCCCTGGGGATCCGGAAGGTTGCACACCTTGAGCGCTTCCACACGAACGAGTGAGCGTCTGCGGACATGGTGTGACGACAGGGGGCCTGCAACCGGCACAACGAGTGGCGCGGCACTTGGGTTACGCACGAAAGATGATCGGACCAGTGCGTGAGGAACACAACGCCGGGACCGGCCCGGCGGGGGGAGGCGTCAGCGGGCATCGTCCGGGAGGAGCCGGGCGAGAGTGCGGACGGCGCGGTACTGGAGGGTCTTGATCGCGCCCTCGTTCTTGCCCATGACCCGGGCGGTCTCGGCGACCGAGAGCCCTTGCAGGAAGCGCAGGGTCACGCACTCCTGCTGCTGGGGGTTGAGTCGGCGCACCGCCTGGAGGAGCGCGGCGTTGGAGAGGGACTCCAGGACGGAGTCCTCGGGGCTGCGGGCGACCTCGTTGGCGTCGAGCATTTCGCCGGTGGTCACTTCCAGCCGGAAACGACTGGATTTGAAGTGGTCGGCGACCAGGTTGCGCGCGATCGTGACCAGCCAGGCGCCGAAGTCGCGGCCCTGCCAGGTGAACGTCGAGATGCGGCGCAGGGCGCGCAGGAAGGTCTCGCTGGTGAGGTCCTCCGCCGTCGCCTTGCTGCCCACGCGGTAGTAGATG from Streptomyces drozdowiczii carries:
- a CDS encoding phosphatase, with translation MLSTGALRAHLLAARLAGPVATSREVSLRSYRLFAARDPRVTLGLAPERGWGEGELLELMADRCGVSDDPAHVAGPDVIDPERTVAGLDAFAVRLADAAARRVPVLFGTGHPHRLIGFYAALADALSSAGCPVLTPAQGRCIDITTRFGVRTYHLDYVRGVALVREPGAGAAGGGTGAHSHSPLPVRVALEAAAAGRGPVPELVVGDHGWVCGAGQLGIEAMGLADTDDPALFVGEVEGRVAVAVPLDDAVRSAYYLPLTRYVLNRACLSQ
- a CDS encoding ECF subfamily RNA polymerase sigma factor, BldN family — translated: MYPHVGVDASGLATLRASVAERMRGFVPTAYAVPAFAAPVPAGPCYALAERAAAVGRRGTRAAATTAAPVRRPAADSDSARMMELVERAQAGEADAFGRLYDQYSDTVYRYIYYRVGSKATAEDLTSETFLRALRRISTFTWQGRDFGAWLVTIARNLVADHFKSSRFRLEVTTGEMLDANEVARSPEDSVLESLSNAALLQAVRRLNPQQQECVTLRFLQGLSVAETARVMGKNEGAIKTLQYRAVRTLARLLPDDAR
- a CDS encoding helix-turn-helix domain-containing protein; the protein is MAADSESPLSEVKFLTVAEVASVMRVSKMTVYRLVHSGHLPAIRVGRSFRVPEQAVHEYLRESFVGVASA
- a CDS encoding NAD-dependent epimerase/dehydratase family protein, translating into MGKVVLVTGAARQLGGRFVRRVQRDPDVERVIALDAVEPEHELGDAVFVREDIRGPAVARVLAEHDVDTVVHLDVSGFALGTQGRTAVKETNVIGTMQLLGACQKAPAVQRLVVKSSTGVYGSAPRDPAVFHENTPPKSLPGGGFAKDAAEVEGYVRGFARRRPDVAVCVLRFANILGPDADSPLADYLSLPVLPTVFGYDPRLQFVHEDDVMDVLSIAATEPKRGTLNSGTFNIAGDGVLLLSQCARRLGRPTVPMLLPAVTWVGQALRAVGMTDFSPEQIRLLTHGRVVSTVQMRETLGFAPKYTTGETFAAFARSRAPGLLPPRAVGRAVDRVAASVPRIAGPGSGDDTHPTTPSAR
- a CDS encoding 30S ribosomal protein bS22; amino-acid sequence: MGSVIKKRRKRMAKKKHRKLLKRTRVQRRNKK